From the Luteolibacter sp. Y139 genome, one window contains:
- the ruvA gene encoding Holliday junction branch migration protein RuvA encodes MIARLRGKVLEAYPNRLVVDVSGVGYEVHVPLSTFDRLHPSEGSPVDLRTHLHIRETAHTLYGFATEEERDLFLLLIDRVSGIGPAIAMAILSGMPAGRFKACVANGDTAELSKIKGLGKKTAERIVLELKDKVGVADTWQEVANGQMAPATADAELALMALGYKQVESRKAIRQMLDALPGASVEELVRGALRSLQ; translated from the coding sequence ATGATTGCACGGCTGCGCGGCAAGGTGCTGGAGGCCTATCCCAACCGTCTGGTGGTGGACGTGAGCGGCGTGGGCTATGAGGTCCACGTGCCGCTCTCGACCTTTGACCGGCTCCATCCCTCGGAGGGTTCTCCCGTGGATTTGCGGACCCACCTCCACATCCGCGAGACCGCCCACACCCTCTACGGCTTCGCCACCGAGGAGGAGCGGGACCTGTTCCTGCTGCTTATCGACCGCGTCAGCGGCATCGGCCCGGCCATCGCCATGGCCATCCTCAGCGGCATGCCCGCCGGTCGATTCAAGGCCTGCGTGGCCAATGGCGACACCGCCGAGCTTTCCAAAATCAAGGGCCTCGGGAAAAAGACTGCCGAGCGTATCGTGCTGGAACTCAAGGACAAGGTCGGCGTTGCCGATACCTGGCAGGAAGTCGCCAACGGCCAGATGGCCCCGGCCACCGCCGATGCCGAATTGGCGCTGATGGCGCTCGGCTACAAGCAGGTCGAGTCGCGCAAGGCGATCCGCCAGATGCTCGACGCACTTCCGGGTGCCTCGGTCGAAGAATTGGTCCGCGGAGCACTGCGGTCGCTGCAATGA
- the secG gene encoding preprotein translocase subunit SecG: MTVLGTLLGISINLLLFVFVIVCLLMSMIILMQRPKNEGLGAAFGSNTTDQLFGARTTNVLQKATVYLSTLFFVITLALAVLIGKRNASQLSLQAAVPTPPAKVEEKPASIAEEAAKEEKPITPEAVTPPVQVPTETPTPAPVPTPAEETKPEAESKPESTPAEETKPEETKPAEEKPPGQ; the protein is encoded by the coding sequence ATGACCGTTCTCGGCACCCTGCTCGGCATCAGCATCAACCTGCTGCTGTTCGTTTTTGTCATCGTCTGCCTGCTGATGAGCATGATCATCCTGATGCAGCGTCCGAAGAACGAGGGCCTCGGAGCCGCGTTCGGCTCGAACACGACTGACCAGCTTTTCGGCGCCCGCACGACCAACGTGCTGCAGAAGGCCACGGTCTATCTTTCCACGCTGTTCTTCGTGATCACGCTCGCGCTGGCCGTTCTCATCGGAAAGCGCAACGCCAGCCAGCTGAGCTTGCAGGCTGCCGTGCCGACGCCGCCAGCAAAGGTGGAGGAAAAGCCCGCCTCGATCGCCGAGGAAGCGGCGAAGGAAGAGAAGCCAATCACGCCGGAGGCCGTGACGCCGCCGGTGCAGGTGCCGACCGAGACGCCGACCCCGGCGCCTGTCCCTACTCCGGCTGAGGAAACCAAGCCTGAAGCCGAGTCGAAGCCGGAAAGCACGCCGGCCGAGGAGACCAAGCCCGAGGAAACGAAGCCCGCCGAGGAGAAGCCTCCCGGGCAGTAA
- a CDS encoding rhomboid family intramembrane serine protease — protein sequence MTPDAELPVWAREDAFPEAGPGWGWVDRKGRRMQVDGFEELARAIVEDAGARVDLVWTPEARGYVLPEEIPELHSALRESRIRWARWEIEEGKRQMTMFGGFFAVMVLWSFFTTGRILASGSVGLALILFFILGFLPWYQGHKRLKRAKRWAAGEMAADAQVLRFETWLAIQKAPVTRLVFWLMAVVGIVQFLAELQFYNARHGLEGARALLGVWNYVLSFGSFDTFGITIAKAGLTKHDGVVTEWWRLLTAPFLHGHWLHWLMNASAMVYLGKRVECFARWPHMVMVLLLSMWIGGEASARFLAMKSVGISGGLMGLLGFLLVFESMHRRLVPESARKRLLAGIVMTGVLGYVFRHFIDNACHAGGLIAGMVYAAVVFPRSSSTHRPGTTSPDLVLGGAALGLLVASALLACVKMLG from the coding sequence ATGACCCCTGATGCCGAGCTTCCCGTCTGGGCGCGCGAAGACGCCTTCCCGGAAGCCGGTCCCGGTTGGGGTTGGGTGGATCGCAAGGGCCGGCGCATGCAGGTGGATGGCTTCGAGGAGCTTGCCCGGGCCATCGTCGAGGATGCCGGAGCGCGGGTCGATCTGGTGTGGACGCCGGAGGCGCGCGGCTACGTGCTGCCGGAGGAAATCCCCGAGCTTCATTCCGCTCTCCGCGAGTCCCGCATCCGCTGGGCGCGCTGGGAGATCGAGGAAGGGAAGCGGCAGATGACGATGTTCGGCGGATTTTTCGCCGTGATGGTGCTGTGGAGCTTTTTCACGACCGGCCGGATTCTGGCCAGCGGGTCGGTGGGCCTAGCGCTGATCCTCTTTTTCATCCTCGGATTTCTCCCGTGGTATCAGGGGCACAAGCGCCTGAAGCGAGCCAAGCGCTGGGCGGCCGGTGAGATGGCGGCGGACGCGCAGGTGCTGCGTTTCGAGACCTGGCTAGCGATTCAGAAAGCGCCGGTCACCCGGCTGGTGTTTTGGCTGATGGCAGTGGTGGGGATTGTCCAGTTCCTTGCCGAACTCCAATTTTACAACGCCCGGCATGGATTGGAGGGAGCCAGGGCCTTGCTCGGAGTGTGGAACTATGTGCTGAGCTTCGGTTCGTTCGACACCTTTGGGATCACGATCGCGAAGGCGGGCCTGACGAAGCACGATGGCGTGGTGACGGAGTGGTGGCGGTTGCTTACCGCGCCCTTCCTTCACGGGCATTGGCTGCACTGGCTGATGAATGCCTCGGCCATGGTCTACCTCGGCAAGCGGGTCGAGTGCTTCGCCCGCTGGCCGCACATGGTGATGGTGCTGCTGCTCTCGATGTGGATCGGCGGCGAGGCGTCGGCGCGCTTCCTAGCGATGAAATCGGTCGGTATTTCAGGCGGGCTGATGGGGCTGCTCGGGTTCCTGCTGGTGTTCGAGTCGATGCACCGGCGGTTGGTGCCGGAGAGTGCCCGCAAGCGTCTGCTCGCGGGCATCGTGATGACGGGTGTGCTTGGCTATGTGTTCCGCCACTTCATCGACAATGCCTGCCACGCCGGCGGTCTGATCGCGGGGATGGTTTACGCCGCGGTGGTGTTTCCAAGGTCGTCGTCGACGCACCGGCCGGGGACTACTTCGCCAGACCTAGTCCTGGGCGGGGCAGCGCTTGGCTTGCTGGTCGCTTCCGCGCTGCTGGCGTGCGTGAAGATGTTAGGTTAG
- a CDS encoding KpsF/GutQ family sugar-phosphate isomerase, giving the protein MDVLAKARQVIEIETEALQGMAARLDGGFTRAVEILKDTLDRRGKIVVVGIGKSGNIGHKIAATLNSTGATAVVLNSQNALHGDLGILSDGDAVLMLSYSGETSELLDLLPHVKRFDVQVIALTGKPSSTLADHSHVTLDTSVDREACPLNLAPTSSSTAMLVMGDALAMVLLEARGFTEEQFARFHPGGALGRALLTKVSDIMRAGDQLAQVLEGATVREALVAMTKARSGACVVTAADGKLGGIFTHGDFARCYQTDPHVGDRPVAEFMTRRPISVSADSLAVEAVQTIGSHRVDDVVVLDAEGRAVGLVDTQDLARLKIV; this is encoded by the coding sequence ATGGACGTTCTGGCGAAGGCACGGCAAGTCATCGAGATCGAGACCGAAGCGCTGCAAGGAATGGCGGCGCGGCTCGACGGCGGCTTCACCCGCGCCGTGGAAATCCTCAAGGACACCCTCGACCGCCGCGGCAAGATCGTCGTCGTCGGCATCGGGAAGTCCGGCAACATCGGCCACAAGATCGCCGCCACCCTGAACTCCACCGGCGCCACCGCCGTGGTCCTGAATTCCCAGAACGCCCTCCACGGTGATCTCGGCATCCTCTCCGATGGCGATGCCGTGCTGATGCTCTCCTACTCCGGCGAAACCTCCGAGCTGCTCGACCTGTTGCCGCACGTGAAGCGCTTCGATGTCCAGGTCATCGCCCTCACCGGCAAGCCCAGCTCCACCCTCGCCGATCACAGCCACGTCACGCTCGATACCTCCGTCGACCGCGAGGCCTGCCCGCTGAATCTCGCACCGACCTCCTCCTCCACCGCCATGCTGGTCATGGGCGACGCGCTCGCGATGGTCCTGCTGGAAGCCCGCGGCTTCACCGAGGAACAATTCGCCCGCTTCCACCCCGGCGGCGCCCTCGGCCGGGCACTGCTCACGAAAGTCTCCGATATCATGCGCGCCGGCGACCAACTCGCCCAGGTCCTCGAAGGCGCCACCGTCCGCGAAGCCCTTGTCGCCATGACCAAGGCCCGCTCCGGTGCCTGCGTCGTCACCGCCGCCGACGGCAAGCTGGGAGGCATTTTCACTCACGGCGACTTCGCCCGCTGCTATCAAACCGACCCCCACGTCGGCGATCGCCCGGTGGCGGAATTCATGACCCGCAGGCCGATCAGCGTTTCCGCCGATTCGCTGGCGGTAGAGGCGGTACAGACCATCGGCTCGCACCGCGTGGACGATGTGGTGGTCCTTGATGCCGAAGGCCGCGCGGTCGGGCTCGTCGACACCCAAGACCTCGCCCGCCTCAAGATCGTTTGA